Proteins encoded by one window of Candidatus Sumerlaea chitinivorans:
- a CDS encoding Peptidyl-prolyl cis-trans isomerase PpiD: protein MMRNWYLPKACVVFAFLWTGVACLAQSTQSAHGKDVQWYLDLYPSSVIRSMRFADQADPEASVREEIYLEARLAKLAEEAGLATNTAIQADIAYYQDSELIDMWLRHKVAQKPVTEAEIEQEYAQKASEFTETGTVRFRHLFLMVPPNDSRVEAEKKALAEKILRQVQRGAEFANLVGEYSDLKDAKRNKGVVGPEIPDRLGPQVRQALLALKENEITGPIRTRYGWEILQLLERKEPRVRPLTEVKSIIRRKLEKARAAEYQKLAEQTLPKAYPASVNDAVLSGSTVLSPNDWCFAVAGTTFTIAQTLAKIRATWSYENIADERERIRAALPRLILTEQVKAAACADGLADSEEYRTKARFIQNRLLAENYLKKLPETFSPSEKELRDYYEAEKQVFHTPPEGKGIVFRWVIKPDAVTSSGASLEYQRQLLRERVQKLRDEVQSGKKTRDEIAKLANEVETLDWFREGPNGYYFDQAFFRASKQTYSEVFPIRNGFAFCWVEDKREPQLRPFEECKEFVRRRFCNLKADEKKKSLIEQILQDYARTQ, encoded by the coding sequence ATGATGAGAAATTGGTACCTACCAAAGGCATGTGTCGTATTCGCGTTCTTATGGACTGGGGTCGCATGTTTAGCGCAATCCACGCAATCTGCACATGGCAAGGATGTGCAGTGGTACCTCGATCTTTATCCCTCCTCGGTGATTCGTTCCATGCGCTTTGCGGATCAGGCGGATCCTGAAGCTTCGGTGCGGGAAGAAATTTACCTTGAAGCGCGGCTTGCGAAACTCGCAGAAGAAGCCGGCCTCGCCACAAACACAGCGATTCAAGCCGACATTGCCTACTACCAGGATTCCGAACTCATTGATATGTGGCTTCGTCACAAGGTTGCGCAGAAGCCTGTCACGGAAGCTGAGATCGAGCAGGAGTATGCCCAGAAAGCCTCGGAGTTCACCGAGACAGGCACGGTGCGATTTCGTCATTTGTTCCTGATGGTACCGCCGAACGACAGTCGTGTCGAAGCGGAGAAAAAGGCATTAGCCGAAAAAATCCTGCGCCAAGTGCAGCGAGGGGCAGAATTTGCAAATCTTGTGGGAGAGTATTCCGACCTAAAGGATGCGAAGCGAAACAAAGGTGTCGTCGGCCCAGAAATTCCAGACCGTCTCGGCCCCCAAGTAAGGCAGGCCCTCTTGGCGCTCAAAGAGAACGAAATTACGGGGCCAATTCGCACTCGCTACGGCTGGGAGATCCTTCAACTTCTTGAGCGCAAAGAACCGCGTGTTCGGCCTTTAACAGAAGTAAAGAGCATCATCAGGCGGAAACTCGAGAAAGCGCGAGCCGCAGAGTACCAGAAGCTCGCGGAACAGACGCTTCCAAAAGCGTATCCCGCAAGTGTGAACGACGCTGTGCTCTCTGGATCAACGGTACTCTCTCCAAACGATTGGTGTTTCGCTGTCGCAGGGACCACTTTCACCATTGCCCAAACACTCGCAAAAATACGCGCGACGTGGAGCTACGAGAACATTGCCGACGAACGCGAAAGAATTCGGGCCGCCCTCCCCAGATTGATTTTGACCGAACAAGTCAAAGCGGCGGCTTGCGCGGATGGCTTGGCCGACTCCGAAGAATATCGCACCAAAGCCAGATTTATCCAAAATCGCTTACTCGCGGAAAACTATCTCAAGAAGCTACCTGAAACCTTTTCTCCCTCGGAAAAGGAACTGCGCGATTATTATGAGGCCGAAAAACAGGTGTTCCACACCCCACCCGAGGGGAAGGGAATCGTTTTTCGATGGGTCATAAAGCCCGATGCCGTGACCTCCTCGGGTGCCTCGCTGGAGTACCAAAGGCAACTGCTCCGAGAGCGTGTCCAAAAGTTGCGCGACGAAGTGCAAAGCGGGAAAAAGACCCGGGACGAAATCGCCAAGCTTGCCAATGAGGTCGAGACTCTGGATTGGTTTCGGGAAGGTCCAAACGGCTACTACTTCGATCAGGCATTTTTCCGTGCATCAAAACAGACATATTCTGAAGTGTTTCCAATCCGTAATGGATTCGCATTTTGTTGGGTAGAGGACAAACGAGAACCGCAGCTTCGCCCCTTTGAGGAATGTAAGGAGTTCGTCCGCCGACGCTTCTGTAACCTAAAAGCCGATGAGAAGAAGAAAAGTCTCATTGAGCAAATTCTGCAAGATTACGCGCGGACCCAGTGA
- a CDS encoding Long-chain-fatty-acid--CoA ligase: MVDVLLPRPTPAVITERETVSYDALIERVARRKQFLQSRGISRGARVLVACNHSLATVENLLALFEMEALQIPIAWQTPQKETETLAATASAAYLVRDDDVSQFAGPHAPPSANESRLFPEPPVLGLLSSGSTGTPKLVLRSRSQILAGARIYTQSVGLTSADRILAVLPLEHSYGFHNVVLATMLSGATMILPSMVHPRVALELVQSHNVTLLPAAPVFFDLLVRFAPENVSNLPLRAGISVGTALATRIWQRFTEHFACPLWQSYGTSESGPVALNRNGTLDGERLALGQLCPGVMVSLCPLPEDEHASSILIGEIMVQSPAVALGYDSSVEGGGRFEGDRFYTGDLGELREGVLYFRGRIKTLIAAAGHKVDPAEIEQVLLQHPNVGDAAVVGEPDPDGVEQIKAYVVAGPAVSAVELIEFCSARLAPFKVPRKIEFRDSLPRNAMGKLQKAQLQ; this comes from the coding sequence GTGGTTGATGTGCTCCTGCCGCGTCCGACACCCGCCGTGATCACTGAGCGTGAAACAGTCTCGTACGATGCCCTCATAGAACGCGTAGCGCGTCGCAAGCAGTTCTTGCAATCACGTGGTATTTCGCGCGGTGCAAGGGTGCTTGTCGCTTGCAATCACTCACTTGCCACTGTCGAGAACTTACTTGCCCTCTTTGAGATGGAGGCGCTGCAGATTCCCATCGCATGGCAAACACCCCAAAAAGAGACGGAGACACTCGCCGCAACCGCCTCCGCAGCTTATCTGGTCCGCGACGATGATGTTTCTCAATTTGCGGGTCCCCACGCGCCCCCTTCGGCGAATGAAAGCCGGCTGTTCCCTGAACCCCCAGTGCTTGGGCTTCTCAGCAGTGGCTCCACGGGGACACCAAAACTTGTCCTCAGAAGTCGTTCCCAAATTCTGGCGGGTGCACGCATCTATACTCAGAGTGTCGGGCTAACTTCGGCCGACCGAATTCTCGCTGTCCTCCCCTTGGAACACAGTTATGGTTTTCATAACGTCGTGTTGGCGACCATGCTGTCGGGCGCCACAATGATCTTGCCTTCCATGGTGCATCCGCGCGTAGCGCTTGAGCTGGTTCAGTCACATAACGTAACCCTCTTGCCCGCCGCGCCGGTCTTCTTCGATCTCTTAGTGCGTTTCGCACCCGAGAATGTTTCCAATTTACCCCTGCGTGCAGGGATCAGTGTCGGCACTGCGTTAGCCACGCGGATTTGGCAGCGCTTTACTGAGCACTTTGCCTGCCCGCTCTGGCAGAGCTATGGGACGAGTGAAAGCGGTCCCGTGGCGCTAAACCGCAATGGGACGCTAGATGGTGAGCGTCTCGCCTTAGGTCAGCTTTGTCCGGGTGTCATGGTGTCGCTTTGCCCGCTCCCTGAGGACGAGCACGCTTCTTCCATCTTGATCGGCGAGATTATGGTCCAATCTCCCGCTGTGGCGCTTGGCTATGACTCGAGTGTAGAGGGCGGAGGCCGGTTTGAGGGAGACCGTTTTTATACGGGGGATCTCGGTGAGCTTCGCGAGGGAGTTTTGTATTTCCGAGGGAGAATCAAAACGCTGATTGCTGCTGCTGGACATAAGGTAGACCCTGCTGAAATCGAGCAGGTACTGCTTCAGCATCCCAACGTTGGCGACGCCGCCGTTGTCGGCGAGCCTGACCCGGATGGAGTTGAACAGATCAAGGCCTATGTCGTTGCTGGTCCCGCTGTCTCCGCCGTTGAGTTGATTGAATTCTGCTCCGCTCGGCTTGCACCTTTCAAGGTGCCCCGAAAAATCGAATTCCGGGACTCTCTACCTCGAAACGCGATGGGGAAGCTCCAAAAGGCACAACTTCAATGA